Proteins encoded in a region of the Acetomicrobium thermoterrenum DSM 13490 genome:
- a CDS encoding asparagine synthase C-terminal domain-containing protein, with protein sequence MNEFVRTLKKVVETNLGDGLLLSGGIDSTALACLVPSAIAFTIDFESKGKDIEYAKRVTEILGMKHFCLRVSTEEAIEAIPIVIKILKTFDPAIPNDIVVYFGLKLAKEKGCVSVMTGDGGDELFGGYSYMADLNLNEYIPKIAHNLSFSSNKLGEVMDLEIKQPFLDKEFIGYALKIDCDDKIKKIDGKIYNKWILRKSFEDFLPHDIVWRQKSPLEQGSGMTLLRDILESKITDVEFGTKEKDYKIKFRSKEHLYYYEIYRRVVGEIPQPSGEEQRCLYCGAGISRGRDHCRVCGGIQSQWRQ encoded by the coding sequence ATGAATGAATTTGTAAGGACTCTTAAAAAGGTCGTCGAAACCAATTTAGGCGACGGTTTGCTGCTTTCGGGCGGCATAGATTCTACGGCATTAGCATGCCTTGTACCTTCAGCGATTGCCTTTACGATAGATTTTGAGTCCAAGGGTAAAGATATTGAATATGCTAAAAGGGTAACTGAAATTTTAGGTATGAAACATTTTTGCCTGAGGGTGTCTACTGAAGAAGCCATAGAAGCAATACCTATCGTCATAAAAATCCTTAAAACCTTTGACCCTGCCATACCTAACGATATCGTCGTCTATTTCGGCTTGAAACTGGCAAAAGAAAAGGGGTGCGTAAGTGTTATGACAGGGGATGGAGGCGATGAGCTGTTTGGAGGATATTCATATATGGCAGATCTCAATTTAAACGAATATATACCGAAAATAGCGCATAACCTCTCCTTTTCATCTAATAAATTGGGCGAAGTCATGGATTTAGAAATTAAGCAACCATTCCTTGATAAAGAGTTTATCGGCTATGCTCTTAAGATCGATTGCGATGATAAAATAAAGAAAATTGACGGTAAAATATATAACAAATGGATACTTCGAAAAAGCTTCGAGGATTTTCTGCCCCACGATATCGTTTGGAGACAAAAATCACCTCTTGAACAAGGTTCCGGAATGACTTTGCTTCGCGACATATTAGAATCTAAGATAACTGACGTAGAATTCGGGACAAAAGAAAAAGATTACAAGATTAAATTCAGGAGCAAAGAGCATCTGTATTACTATGAGATATATAGACGGGTAGTAGGTGAAATTCCTCAACCTTCCGGAGAAGAGCAAAGATGTCTCTATTGCGGTGCCGGTATTAGCCGAGGAAGAGATCATTGCCGAGTTTGTGGCGGAATTCAATCTCAGTGGCGTCAATAA
- a CDS encoding Dph6-related ATP pyrophosphatase, protein MKLSKKAKAFVSWSGGKDCCLAMHMARDTEPIVLLNMATEDAGRSMTHGLSGKALRLQSDCIGLPLIQQTTTWNTYERNFKDVAGRLKKEGIEAGIFGDIDLEEHRAWIERVCADIGIEPMFPLWQKDRSSLLEELISSGFKAIVVAAKAELINEKYLGCPVDPSFVEYVKEIAIDINGENGEYHTFVIDGPLFKKKIEITKGQIIHKGGYIFYDMVELITKKKEIAANE, encoded by the coding sequence GTGAAGTTATCCAAAAAAGCCAAAGCCTTTGTGTCCTGGAGCGGAGGAAAGGATTGTTGTCTGGCCATGCATATGGCGAGGGATACAGAACCCATCGTTCTTTTAAACATGGCTACGGAAGATGCAGGAAGATCTATGACACACGGACTTTCCGGTAAAGCCCTGCGACTGCAGTCCGACTGTATAGGATTGCCGTTGATTCAACAAACCACAACCTGGAATACCTATGAGAGAAACTTTAAAGATGTGGCAGGGAGGTTGAAGAAAGAAGGAATTGAAGCCGGCATTTTTGGCGACATAGATCTCGAGGAGCACCGAGCATGGATAGAGAGAGTATGTGCCGATATTGGCATCGAACCCATGTTTCCTCTATGGCAAAAAGATAGATCGAGCCTGTTGGAGGAACTGATATCTTCCGGATTTAAGGCCATTGTGGTGGCTGCAAAGGCAGAATTGATTAACGAGAAATATCTGGGGTGTCCTGTTGACCCTTCGTTCGTGGAATATGTCAAGGAAATAGCCATAGACATTAATGGCGAAAACGGAGAATACCATACCTTCGTCATCGATGGGCCTTTGTTCAAAAAGAAAATAGAAATTACTAAAGGTCAAATTATACATAAAGGTGGCTATATATTTTACGATATGGTGGAATTAATTACAAAAAAGAAAGAGATAGCGGCAAATGAATGA
- the cas6 gene encoding CRISPR-associated endoribonuclease Cas6: MRITIEFSPLVDRLILPIHYNSLIQGFIYANLDNLISDSLHNKGVAFGKRQFRFFTYSRIYGRYFINSETIEFTGPLKLHISSIHEDVLESFVKHLLIKGKIQLGSQQCELLRIDVEEKPKFARPLHVKTLSPITVYSTLTAGDGRKKTYYYSPTERDWEIQIFTNLWRKSQALGMGSSDPAYLAGSRIKPVKVGKQDLRIMKYRDTVIKGWTGIYELDLPEEFFYLAYDAGLGAKNSQGFGMIKTV, from the coding sequence ATGAGGATAACGATCGAATTTTCGCCGCTTGTGGATAGGTTGATTCTTCCTATTCACTATAACAGTTTGATTCAGGGATTTATATATGCCAACTTGGACAATCTAATCTCAGATAGTTTGCATAATAAAGGAGTTGCTTTCGGAAAAAGACAGTTTCGTTTCTTTACCTATAGTCGTATATATGGAAGATACTTTATTAATAGCGAAACTATCGAATTCACCGGCCCACTAAAATTACATATAAGTTCCATTCACGAAGATGTGCTCGAATCCTTCGTAAAACACCTCTTAATAAAAGGCAAAATACAATTAGGGTCACAACAGTGCGAGTTACTTCGAATAGATGTCGAAGAAAAACCAAAATTTGCCCGACCATTACATGTCAAAACCCTTTCTCCAATTACCGTTTACAGTACATTGACCGCAGGAGATGGACGAAAGAAGACCTATTACTACAGTCCTACAGAACGAGATTGGGAAATTCAAATTTTCACAAACTTATGGAGGAAAAGTCAGGCGTTAGGCATGGGATCCAGTGATCCAGCGTATTTAGCAGGATCAAGGATAAAACCAGTTAAGGTTGGCAAACAGGACCTTAGGATAATGAAATATCGCGACACCGTAATCAAGGGTTGGACAGGTATTTACGAATTGGACCTGCCGGAAGAATTTTTCTATCTCGCCTATGATGCCGGTTTAGGGGCAAAGAACAGCCAGGGGTTTGGGATGATTAAGACAGTTTGA